CAACTTCATTCATCATCGTCTCTCAGGCACTACAGGTGAGGTTGAATCAGGGATGAGGGAGCCGAAGCGATCATCTCACTAACTCTGGAAGACGACGATTTGCTGGTAGAACACGCAAAAGCGCGGATTTGTACATATTTCTGAGTGTCCTTAGAGGCCATGACACAGGTGGAAGACTAAGGAAGaacaggaagaagaaaaaatgttgaCAAGAGAACCTGATAGAGACTATATAGTGATCTGACTTACGTGAGAGCCCATAGCCCTAGCCTCTGATCTTTTGCATTCTTCTCAATGTTCTGCAGATATTTGTAATAGCGTTTCACAATCGGATCATCTTGTAAATGCTTTTGAATGTTCTCTATTTTACCAAAGCCTAAACTAAGCAAGGCTTCAGATAGGTCGAGTCGTTGCTACGGAAATAATTACgataattattttttaatttgaagactAAAATCAAAAACCGGTAGGTGGTCTACAAGGGGTACTCACTCGTTGATTATGTGGACATAACATCAACACTTGGCACTCGGCGCTAGTGCCGCTTCTGGAAAGCGGTATGAACTCCACATCATGATCGACAGCTACGGTTTGCAGCCAGGAATAGCCATTTGCATTTACTGATATTCCGGTTAACTGTGAAATAAGAATAGGTTTTGATTGCATTGAAAGAACAGAGATCCGGGCAATAATACAAAAATTTTTCACACAACTAAAGCtacaaaaagaaccattgctTCACAACTCATAGAAAAAGGTCATCTTCGCGTGTCCTGTTTCCTATTGCCAATAGATGAATAAATCACCATTTCAGATTTGACTTCAATAAAGTAATATGAGACTACTTTCAATCTTCGTGTTaaacctaaataaaatttaagtgcTATCTAAAAGAAAGCTCTTTTATTGTAAATTGCAGAGATTTTTTTGTGTCCAAACACAACATACGAGGAGGACCCAAAAATAAaacgattttattttatagaagTTAGGTCTCATAAATACGGAGAATGGAGAACCACTGACTACTCCTGAGAGGCCAGATAGTAGTTCACTCGTAACTCCGTGCGTGCAGGAATATCATTGCGAAGGAAcaaacttcaatttttttccacacCTTCACTCAAAGAAACCAAGCAGTGGACTGCAGTGGGCTCCGGAGGGCAATCGCATGGCGGACCTCCTGAACGAGCAATTcaacaaagaaaggaaaaacaacaacaaacataCCCGGAACCATCCACAAATTAGTCCATCAGATGGACATGTTTCTCATTGAGAACCACGCAACCACCTACAAAAAGGAGGAGAAACCAAGCCGTGGAGCCAAActcaacattggcctactgGGAAGATCACAGCAGAAgtatgtcttcttctttttcttcagcctttgtcccgttcacaagcggggtcggctcgtcataatcggtttcgccatttgaccctatcaaatgcctgatctggatgtaatcacgaggcttttaaatccccatccagcgtatcaaaccaccgttgtttcggtcggccttttggtcgtttatcatcgactttgatgttcagaccaatcttggcaagtgaattgttagcgcgaattacgtgaccataccaccgaagacgcttctctggcaatttttccacgatcgatgcaatcccataacgatcgcggacatcctcatttcggatgtgatcaaaacgtgtcacgccactagtccaaagcaacatcttcgtctccattaccgcaagacgccgttcattgtcttttatagtcggccaacactcagaaccatagagggcaacattgcgataaattttagatttgagacgttcgttgatacgtcgatcacaaagaacaccagttgtggaacgccacttcatccaggttgcgttaatgcgtgaagcaatttcgtagcgcacttctccattggctgatagcgttgacccgaggtatttaaattgctcagttctgggcaggtcactgcagctgacagtgattgcgcctgtttcatggggatctgttgtcaaaaattcagctttatttacattcaatctgagactgtgttgcatgaggagaTCATAccatttttaaacaagttgctcgagaacatttttgctattagatgctaggaaaacatcagctTCATAAAGCACTGTATAAGGCCCTCGACTTTGGaagtcccatgtgacggtgtccataataagaacaaagaggagtggtgagagggcgctttcttgatgaagaccaacagaggcacgaagcaattttaatacacccgccatacttcgaactttacttttcggatcgtggtagagcaattgaatccagcgcacgagttcttctggcactaagggttgttgtacacggtcaaacgttttctctagatccagaaatgcaatataaggatggcgatgcttctcacggtgtttcttcatgagtaaccgcgcagcgtgtattgcgtcagtagttcagcagtttttgacaagtccggcttgattcacggttatttcaacgatttcgtgaatatgggaaagtaaccggatcggacggtaatttgaacattctgttggactgccttctttttccatattgaaactgtgatagactcttgccagtcaaatggtgttctaccttcctgaataaaccgattaaagaattcactgagccacagtgttggctcCCACCTCTtgtgctttccagagctcagagaCGAtattgtcaggtcctgtggctttccccgatttcctttgttttttgccccctcgacttcagttgcactgacagtgaagcccatggtgttttacgtaggtacctgtcgtgagacttaatcctacggtccttttcagacacggattgattttgtgaccacaatcagagccccgctgagactagcagcaacggtaccagtctataccaagtgcatggcttagcattcataatggtggatgcaagaattacctaaatctctaccgaactatggaatacggcacccgtgttgatacgcaacaccacgtcgaggcccgaaggtctcttctcacttgagcacaaccacaaccaccatcaaactcccactaggggggccaaccgcaaataaccgagttgtcctcacatacaacaggagttcacccgaagtatgtgagtccaggggctttcccggttcccatagtaccagtatacccctggtaaggtttcgtgaccaatttgccacttcagaggagtccccgtgcagactcgggtctgatcgccctgattaggcctttggagcattcacctactgcatcacggccggcaacccaaagtgagtacagcgtctcccggtgccaccactatggagggtctcctcggccacttggttttggtttggccgatagggttgccgtcccatcttcctcaccgccacctcagagcaacagttgcgctgacaggtggaactggtccaaatgtcggcaatgattatggaagtggaggatgagcaaattcttcatcaACGAAGaactctcgccatctatccgccgcAGCTCGACGGTTTGTAAGCAAAGTTCCGTTCTTGTAATTAATACAAGAGAAgtcttcgatatcctgtgtgcgttcgtttcggtttttggcgagtcgatacagatctctctcgccatcgcgagtgtccagtttaccgtaaagatttttgtaatggtgcgCTCGGGTGACAGCTGCCGCTTTCTTTgcctcccggttggcattcttattaatttgccaattggccactTGGAAACTTtaagtagaggcgtttcttttcacgagctttcatttcaacatcgtcattacaaagccaaatatctcggttgtaCCACTtccctggcttggtgaccccgagggtagcagaggccgctttgtggatcatgtctttcatttggttccacgattcttccacattggtaatggttggtaatcgcgtaagtgcgatcatttcttctttcttctcacgaaatccaccatttaatgcgcggcgggccagtacgttcctcacgctgttttatcggtggcttaatcgCAGGACagtaatcaacggccgatgttgaggtgcgatggtcttatagggaacggctttgcaatcagtgacggtggtaaaatgtcggcgtcttatgagaatatagtcgattttcatttcactgttcccactataaaatgtaataagatgagacaatcgtttgatgaattatatattcataagtacaaggtcatgggtgtccgcaaatcgattatacgctcgcgagcctcattgcgcgctccgaacccatTTCCCCACAtagcacctgttgccgtctgccttttcacccatatgaccattaaagtcgccgaCAATGATTATATAgacatcagcaggcacgtgacaaatcttttcatcgagaagtgcCAGAAGccttctttctcggcatcaggtcggcctgtctgtggtgcgcacGCGGTggagaaatgaatagtgcgatcagctgatgtaaTGATGAACTTcatgcagagcgcagatatcaatgcgccttttccgtagggttcttgcgagtttctcggtctttccagttatggtaccaacatttag
The window above is part of the Hermetia illucens chromosome 3, iHerIll2.2.curated.20191125, whole genome shotgun sequence genome. Proteins encoded here:
- the LOC119651638 gene encoding protein C3orf33, with translation MALEEKLSDYFERFCAYMQQDTKGVEIGVYTVSGLLFAVAYARVRPITKFGKPSDIPKRFIRNKARQYGSIAGVDPSAPGGPVLLIDHRPPLNALIPKGKLLPVKLTGISVNANGYSWLQTVAVDHDVEFIPLSRSGTSAECQVLMLCPHNQRQRLDLSEALLSLGFGKIENIQKHLQDDPIVKRYYKYLQNIEKNAKDQRLGLWALTLPPVSWPLRTLRNMYKSALLRVLPANRRLPELVR